The proteins below are encoded in one region of Amycolatopsis acidiphila:
- a CDS encoding DinB family protein, with amino-acid sequence MTEPLARPKLPRNGTEREILCSTLDWHRQTFELKCTGVPSERLSEKTVPPSALSLHGLVRHLAGTERWWFRTRFAGEDVAHLYSSEDEPDQDFVRLDGDVEDAFAVWRAECERAREIVARSSLDDTGRVFGTGEPVSLRYILVHMIAEYARHDGHADLLRERIDGATGL; translated from the coding sequence GTGACTGAGCCACTCGCGCGGCCGAAGCTGCCGCGCAACGGCACCGAACGCGAGATCCTGTGCTCGACGCTGGACTGGCACCGCCAGACCTTCGAGCTGAAATGCACCGGCGTGCCATCGGAACGGTTGTCGGAGAAGACAGTTCCGCCGTCCGCGCTCAGTCTGCACGGGCTCGTGCGGCATCTGGCGGGCACCGAGCGGTGGTGGTTCCGGACGCGGTTCGCCGGGGAGGACGTGGCGCACCTGTACTCCTCCGAGGACGAGCCGGACCAGGACTTCGTCCGCCTCGACGGGGATGTCGAGGACGCGTTCGCGGTGTGGCGCGCGGAATGCGAGAGGGCGCGCGAAATCGTGGCGCGCTCGTCCCTCGACGACACGGGCAGGGTGTTCGGCACGGGGGAGCCGGTGTCACTGCGCTACATCCTGGTGCACATGATCGCGGAGTACGCCCGGCACGACGGCCATGCGGACCTGCTGCGCGAACGGATCGACGGCGCCACCGGGCTGTGA
- a CDS encoding amidohydrolase encodes MTSVLAPLEGLLPSLRELYVDLHRNPELSFAEYRTAAELARRLTEAGYEVRTGIGGTGVAGVLHNGPGPVVMLRADIDALPVEEKTGLDYASRAHGTDEDGKDVPVMHACGHDMHATWLSGAADVLARARESWRGTLLVVFQPGEERGSGAKAMLRDGLFDLAGLPSVVLGQHVVPGPAGWVLTRPGVIMAATDALRIVLHGRGGHGSRPETTIDPAVMAASVVMRLQTIVSREISATESAVVTVGQLHVGTANNIIADDAVLEVNVRSFDEQVREKVLAAVERIVRAEAVAAGAPEPPEITPIASFPVTANDEGTNTRLTSVFREHFGAERVLEAPLVTGSEDFSEFGRAAGVPSVFWLVGGLDPEQVLTAIAAGRFERDVPSNHSSLFAPVLEPTVRAGVETLVTGALAFLSVPSDMVVA; translated from the coding sequence ATGACCAGTGTCCTTGCGCCGCTGGAGGGCCTGCTGCCCTCCTTGCGGGAGCTGTACGTCGACCTGCACCGCAATCCCGAGCTGTCCTTCGCGGAGTATCGGACGGCGGCAGAGCTGGCCCGGCGGCTCACCGAAGCCGGGTACGAGGTGCGCACGGGGATCGGCGGCACCGGGGTGGCCGGGGTGCTGCACAACGGGCCGGGCCCGGTGGTGATGCTGCGCGCGGACATCGACGCACTGCCGGTGGAGGAGAAGACGGGACTCGACTACGCGAGCCGGGCGCACGGGACGGACGAGGACGGCAAGGACGTACCGGTCATGCACGCGTGCGGGCACGACATGCACGCGACCTGGCTCTCCGGCGCGGCGGACGTGCTCGCGCGGGCACGCGAGTCCTGGCGGGGCACGCTGCTGGTCGTCTTCCAGCCCGGGGAGGAACGGGGTTCGGGTGCGAAGGCGATGCTGCGGGACGGGTTGTTCGACCTCGCGGGGCTGCCTTCGGTGGTGCTGGGCCAGCATGTCGTGCCGGGGCCCGCGGGCTGGGTGCTGACCCGGCCGGGCGTGATCATGGCGGCCACCGACGCGCTGCGGATCGTGCTGCACGGCAGGGGCGGGCACGGTTCCCGGCCGGAGACGACCATTGACCCGGCCGTGATGGCGGCGTCGGTGGTCATGCGGCTGCAGACCATCGTCTCCCGGGAGATCTCCGCGACCGAGTCGGCCGTGGTCACCGTCGGGCAGCTGCACGTCGGCACGGCGAACAACATCATCGCCGACGACGCGGTGCTCGAGGTCAACGTGCGCAGCTTCGACGAGCAGGTGCGCGAGAAGGTGCTGGCCGCGGTCGAGCGGATCGTGCGGGCCGAGGCCGTCGCCGCCGGCGCGCCCGAGCCGCCGGAGATCACCCCGATCGCGAGCTTCCCCGTGACCGCGAACGACGAGGGCACGAACACCAGACTGACGTCGGTGTTCCGGGAGCACTTCGGCGCCGAGCGGGTCTTGGAGGCGCCGCTCGTGACCGGCAGCGAGGACTTCAGCGAGTTCGGTCGCGCGGCCGGGGTGCCGTCGGTGTTCTGGCTGGTCGGCGGCCTGGACCCGGAGCAGGTGCTGACCGCGATCGCGGCGGGCCGGTTCGAGCGGGACGTGCCGTCGAACCACTCCTCGCTGTTCGCCCCGGTGCTCGAACCGACCGTGCGGGCCGGGGTGGAGACCCTGGTCACCGGCGCGCTCGCGTTTTTGTCGGTGCCTTCTGACATGGTCGTCGCGTGA
- a CDS encoding DUF7782 domain-containing protein, giving the protein MNPEFSDDLLARLREAFQRTRYDTDGVLAALGGAAHAALGRGEPELAFRASQDAGELGTLIRLLLLGSAEPAAEVEAALAPVPVADALSAGLLTPAGESLRAGLDVRPHGTGDTPANAGVAGRGEQGEWWVISDLDSDLLGGEVPPEHVLGVGHASLSLVRATIRRPVGTLLDLGTGCGVQALHGARHAQRVTATDVSSRALALADATFRLNEVDVELLRGEWFSPVARRRFDQVVCNPPFVVGPPRVDYTYRDSGLAGDDASALVVRQLPAFLTDGGIGQLLASWLHVEGEDWADRVTRWLPAETDAWFVQRDVADPGLYVGTWLRDAGIDPSSPEGRAKAGAWLDWFADNKVQGVGFGFVTLRRAEVAHPTIVCEDLRQAFDDPLGPEAAGWLDRVAWLQEHGDELLETRFRVPSTVLLESVAGPGDEGWETTIRRLHRTDGPGWQHEVDEPAAALLAGCRGALPLSDLLELLSFAHGGSAEELREAALPMIRELVRHGMVEPA; this is encoded by the coding sequence GTGAATCCCGAGTTCTCCGACGATCTGCTCGCCCGGCTGCGCGAGGCCTTCCAGCGGACCCGCTACGACACCGACGGCGTGCTCGCGGCGCTCGGCGGGGCGGCGCACGCCGCACTGGGCCGGGGCGAGCCGGAGCTCGCGTTCCGCGCGAGCCAGGACGCCGGGGAACTGGGCACGCTGATCCGCCTCCTCCTACTCGGCAGCGCCGAACCGGCCGCCGAGGTCGAGGCCGCGCTCGCGCCCGTCCCGGTCGCGGACGCGCTCTCGGCCGGGCTCCTGACGCCTGCGGGCGAGTCGCTGCGAGCCGGGCTCGACGTGCGCCCGCACGGCACTGGGGATACCCCCGCCAATGCGGGCGTAGCCGGCCGGGGAGAGCAGGGCGAGTGGTGGGTCATCTCGGATCTGGACTCCGACCTGCTGGGCGGCGAGGTGCCCCCGGAGCACGTGCTCGGCGTCGGGCACGCGTCGCTGAGCCTCGTCCGCGCCACGATCCGGCGCCCGGTGGGCACGCTGCTGGACCTCGGCACCGGCTGCGGGGTGCAGGCCCTGCACGGGGCGCGGCACGCACAGCGGGTGACCGCGACCGACGTCTCCTCGCGCGCGCTGGCGCTGGCCGACGCGACCTTCCGGCTCAACGAGGTCGATGTGGAGCTCCTGCGTGGCGAGTGGTTCTCCCCCGTCGCGCGGCGGCGGTTCGACCAGGTCGTGTGCAACCCGCCGTTCGTCGTCGGCCCGCCGCGGGTCGACTACACCTACCGCGACTCCGGCCTGGCCGGGGACGACGCGTCCGCGCTCGTCGTCCGGCAGCTCCCGGCGTTCCTCACCGACGGCGGGATCGGGCAGCTGCTCGCGTCCTGGCTGCACGTCGAGGGCGAGGACTGGGCCGACCGGGTGACGCGCTGGCTGCCCGCGGAGACCGACGCGTGGTTCGTGCAACGCGACGTGGCCGACCCTGGGCTGTACGTGGGTACCTGGCTGCGGGACGCGGGCATCGACCCGAGCTCTCCCGAGGGACGCGCGAAGGCCGGGGCCTGGCTGGACTGGTTCGCCGACAACAAGGTCCAGGGCGTCGGGTTCGGCTTCGTGACGCTGCGCCGCGCGGAGGTCGCGCACCCCACGATCGTGTGCGAGGACCTGCGCCAGGCCTTCGACGATCCGCTGGGCCCGGAGGCGGCCGGCTGGCTGGATCGGGTCGCGTGGCTGCAAGAGCACGGTGACGAGCTGCTCGAGACGCGGTTCCGGGTGCCGTCCACGGTCCTGCTGGAGAGCGTCGCCGGACCCGGCGACGAGGGCTGGGAGACCACGATCCGGCGCCTGCACCGGACGGACGGGCCGGGCTGGCAGCACGAGGTCGACGAGCCGGCCGCGGCGCTGCTCGCCGGTTGCCGGGGCGCGCTGCCGTTGTCGGACCTGCTGGAGCTGCTGTCCTTCGCACACGGGGGCAGCGCGGAGGAGCTGCGGGAGGCGGCGTTGCCGATGATCCGCGAGCTGGTGCGGCACGGCATGGTCGAGCCGGCATGA
- the dtd gene encoding D-aminoacyl-tRNA deacylase → MRAVVARVSEASVTVGDEVVGAIAEPGLLVLLGVHKDDRPDKAVVMARKLHELRILGDEESAAETGAPLLVVSQFTLYGDTRKGRRPSWSAAARPEAARPIFDAVVAELSRRGARVTTGRFGAKMAVASVNDGPFTVLVEV, encoded by the coding sequence GTGAGGGCTGTCGTCGCGCGCGTCAGCGAGGCGAGCGTCACGGTCGGCGACGAGGTCGTGGGCGCGATCGCCGAACCCGGGCTACTGGTGCTACTCGGCGTGCACAAAGACGACAGGCCGGACAAAGCGGTCGTGATGGCGCGGAAGCTGCACGAGCTGCGCATCCTCGGCGACGAGGAGTCGGCGGCCGAGACGGGTGCACCCCTGCTCGTAGTGAGCCAATTCACCCTCTACGGAGACACCCGCAAAGGACGGCGTCCATCGTGGAGCGCCGCGGCGCGGCCCGAGGCGGCGCGACCGATCTTCGACGCGGTCGTGGCTGAACTTTCCCGGCGCGGCGCCCGTGTCACCACTGGAAGATTCGGCGCGAAGATGGCGGTGGCGAGCGTGAACGACGGCCCCTTCACGGTCCTCGTAGAGGTCTAG